The following are encoded together in the Candidatus Binatia bacterium genome:
- a CDS encoding peptidoglycan DD-metalloendopeptidase family protein → MSPIFLPGAPALAAEAERELEGIKKKMEKERQGITQVKKKEGSVLEILAKIDGELDKKNKELKRVNAALESVQADIKKKEAEARRLNSSIDVRRDLLRQRSRALYKWQRTGSPFVLLDGAGSLAELMQRRHYLKITLDYDRALVDRLSDESGRQQILRKELEQKKEEVARQRKSLTDIKEGIRLDRQKKQEMLASLRREKETRQRALKELEQAAHRLQKMMDEISRRSASLPKEAPAGSGFEAMRGKLEYPVRGAVSGAFGKTQHPEFSAELFRKGIDIDAPVGEEVRAVEAGKVVFADRFSGYGRMMIVDHGQRYYTIYAHLAELFKKSGDPVRKGEPIALVGDSDSLAGARLYFEIRKDGRPVDPAPWFKK, encoded by the coding sequence ATGAGTCCAATTTTTCTTCCGGGCGCGCCTGCCCTCGCCGCGGAGGCCGAGCGGGAGCTGGAAGGAATCAAGAAGAAGATGGAGAAGGAGCGGCAGGGAATCACCCAGGTGAAGAAGAAAGAGGGCTCGGTCCTGGAGATCCTGGCGAAGATCGACGGTGAGCTGGACAAGAAAAATAAGGAGCTGAAAAGAGTCAACGCCGCTCTCGAGTCGGTTCAAGCGGACATCAAGAAAAAGGAAGCGGAGGCGCGGCGGCTCAATTCTTCGATCGACGTGCGCCGAGATCTGTTGCGGCAGCGGTCGCGGGCGCTTTATAAGTGGCAGCGGACTGGAAGCCCGTTTGTCCTGCTGGACGGCGCGGGCTCGTTGGCCGAGCTGATGCAGCGGAGACACTATCTCAAGATAACTCTCGACTACGATCGCGCGCTGGTCGATCGGTTGAGCGACGAGTCCGGGCGCCAGCAGATCCTGCGAAAAGAGCTGGAGCAAAAAAAAGAAGAGGTCGCCCGGCAAAGAAAATCGCTGACGGACATCAAGGAGGGCATCCGGCTCGACCGGCAAAAGAAGCAGGAGATGCTCGCGAGCCTGCGCCGCGAAAAGGAGACGCGCCAGCGCGCGCTGAAGGAGCTGGAGCAGGCGGCTCACAGGCTGCAGAAAATGATGGACGAAATCAGCCGGCGGTCCGCCTCCCTTCCAAAGGAAGCTCCCGCGGGCTCCGGTTTTGAAGCGATGCGGGGCAAGCTGGAATACCCGGTGCGCGGCGCGGTCTCGGGAGCGTTCGGCAAGACCCAGCACCCGGAGTTTTCCGCCGAGCTGTTTCGCAAAGGCATCGACATCGATGCGCCGGTCGGCGAAGAGGTCAGGGCCGTCGAGGCGGGTAAAGTCGTCTTCGCCGACCGCTTTTCGGGCTATGGCAGGATGATGATCGTCGATCACGGCCAGCGCTACTACACGATCTACGCGCACCTGGCGGAGCTGTTCAAAAAATCCGGCGACCCGGTCCGCAAAGGCGAGCCCATAGCCCTGGTCGGCGACAGCGATTCGCTCGCCGGAGCGCGGCTTTACTTCGAGATCCGCAAGGATGGACGGCCCGTGGACCCGGCGCCGTGGTTTAAAAAGTGA
- a CDS encoding ABC transporter permease, whose translation MKISQVLFVFRRVFRSFQEVLSTHLLTSGTMAMTLFIFGGFLLAQENLQGLFRGWGSRIHIFAYLGNRLAASEAESLVQRVRAYPEIESVRFISQREAWESFKKSLGSQSGVLEGLSADTLPASLEIALKPGHRDHDSVAGAVERLRAEKAIDEVEYPQEWTENFTALMIGIEWAKWILGGFLFLATLLIVVNTVKLAIVARREEIEIMQLVGAPAGVVKMPFVIEGMLQGLFGAALSLVALWLAFLLLQAELPQTLAVFTARDGLRFLAPESMALLFCLGWVMGAFAGFFSISRFLPR comes from the coding sequence ATGAAAATATCTCAGGTCTTGTTCGTGTTTCGCCGGGTGTTTAGGAGCTTTCAGGAGGTGCTCTCGACCCATCTCCTCACCTCCGGCACCATGGCGATGACGCTTTTCATTTTTGGCGGCTTTCTCCTCGCTCAGGAAAATCTTCAGGGCCTGTTCCGGGGGTGGGGGAGCCGGATTCATATCTTTGCTTACCTGGGCAATCGCCTCGCCGCGTCCGAAGCCGAGTCTCTCGTCCAGCGCGTCCGCGCCTATCCGGAAATCGAAAGCGTCCGCTTTATCTCGCAGCGCGAGGCGTGGGAGAGCTTCAAGAAATCGCTCGGCTCGCAATCCGGAGTGCTCGAAGGATTGTCCGCCGATACGCTGCCGGCGTCGCTGGAGATCGCTCTCAAGCCGGGCCATCGCGATCACGATTCTGTAGCCGGCGCGGTCGAGCGGCTGCGCGCGGAAAAGGCGATCGACGAAGTGGAATACCCGCAGGAATGGACAGAAAACTTCACTGCGCTCATGATCGGAATCGAATGGGCGAAGTGGATCCTCGGCGGATTTCTTTTTCTCGCGACGCTCTTGATCGTCGTCAACACCGTCAAGCTCGCCATCGTGGCGCGCCGGGAGGAGATCGAGATCATGCAGCTCGTGGGCGCGCCGGCCGGAGTCGTCAAGATGCCGTTTGTGATCGAGGGGATGCTTCAGGGGCTCTTCGGCGCCGCGCTGTCGCTCGTCGCGCTCTGGCTGGCGTTTCTTTTGTTGCAGGCCGAGCTTCCTCAGACTCTAGCCGTCTTTACGGCGCGCGACGGGCTTCGCTTCCTCGCGCCGGAAAGCATGGCGCTGCTGTTTTGTCTGGGTTGGGTCATGGGCGCGTTCGCCGGTTTTTTTTCTATCAGCCGGTTTCTGCCGAGATGA